One part of the Paenibacillus antri genome encodes these proteins:
- a CDS encoding sigma-70 family RNA polymerase sigma factor — protein sequence MEEGAQVPELFQRLFREHYPGVARKLYALTGDYAAAEDLAQEVFLRLYRTPPDRLEAVGAWLHRVLTRVGYDYLRQRSSGKALLVKESARVAAWSEGAAPSGETQVIREWEKDVVRRVLRKLSERDRTALLLREEGYSYEEIALRLEVNPKIVGSLLARAEERMKKKYGQEEGQRDGGRNEAERRRTGI from the coding sequence ATGGAGGAAGGCGCACAGGTACCCGAGTTGTTCCAACGCCTGTTCCGGGAGCATTACCCTGGAGTAGCGCGGAAGCTCTATGCGTTGACCGGCGACTATGCGGCGGCGGAGGATCTGGCTCAAGAGGTGTTTCTAAGGCTCTATCGAACCCCGCCCGACCGGCTGGAGGCTGTCGGCGCCTGGCTGCACCGAGTGCTGACCCGGGTAGGTTACGATTATTTGAGACAACGGTCGTCGGGCAAGGCGTTATTGGTAAAGGAGAGCGCCAGAGTGGCCGCTTGGTCGGAAGGCGCCGCCCCTTCGGGTGAAACGCAGGTCATCCGCGAATGGGAGAAGGACGTGGTTCGCAGAGTACTGAGGAAGCTCTCGGAACGAGATCGGACCGCCCTCCTGCTTCGGGAGGAAGGGTACAGCTACGAAGAGATCGCCCTCCGGCTGGAGGTCAATCCGAAGATCGTCGGTTCGCTGCTAGCCAGGGCGGAAGAACGAATGAAGAAAAAATACGGACAGGAGGAGGGGCAGCGCGATGGCGGACGGAATGAAGCGGAACGACGGCGAACCGGTATTTGA